The region TTCGATCATCTCGTAGATTATTTCAAAGTTCATCACCCTGATTTTCTCCCGCTCGGCCATTATTTTGGCGTCATTGCCGGTTTTCACTTTGAAGCCGATGATAACCGCGCCGCTTGAACGCGCCATTTTTACATCATTGAGATTTATCTCGCCCGCGCCGGTGCTTAATATGTCAAAAGCGGTTTCGGTTTGGGGGATTTGGCCGATGGTTTCTTTCAACACCTCCAGCGATCCCAGAACATCGGCCTTGAGCACGATGTTGATGATTTTTTGCCCTTCTTTTTTTGCGGCCGGAATTTTATCCGCCGCGGCCTTCGCGATCCGGCCAAGCTCGGTTTTAACGAAGTTTTGCGCCGCTTCCATATCGGCCATCGCCTGAAAGGATTCGCCGATCACGGGTACGGTTTCAAACCCGATCGCCATTGCCGGCTGAGAGGGGAAGAGGGTGTCAATTTTTTTGCCGCGCGAATCCTCAAGGCTTTTTATTTTTCCAAAAGCGGTCGCGGTGGCGATAACCGTTCCCGGTTTTAAAACGCCGTCCTGAAGCAGGATGCTGGCGCTGGGGCCGCGGCGATGATCAAGCGAAGATTCGATAATTATGCCGCGGGCGGGTGAGTCCGGATCGGCCTGCAGGTTTTCCATCTCGGCGACCAAGATTACCATTTCCAACAGTTCATCGATGCCTTTGCCCGATTTGGCCGAAACTCCGATCGCGGGAACGCCGCCGCCCCAGTCTTCGACCGTGATGTCTTCTTTTTGCAATTCGCGCTTGACTTTTTCCGGGTTGGCTCCGGGGAGGTCGATTTTATTCATCGCCACGATCATCGGAATAGAGGCTTTTTTGATGGCGGCGA is a window of Candidatus Nealsonbacteria bacterium DGGOD1a DNA encoding:
- the infB gene encoding translation initiation factor IF-2, producing the protein MTPKTKTNLITRPPVVVVMGHVDHGKTSILDYIRETRVADKESGGITQHIGASVADFKGKKITFIDTPGHEAFSQMRLRGSRIADIAILVVAAEEGLKPQTKEAIAAIKKASIPMIVAMNKIDLPGANPEKVKRELQKEDITVEDWGGGVPAIGVSAKSGKGIDELLEMVILVAEMENLQADPDSPARGIIIESSLDHRRGPSASILLQDGVLKPGTVIATATAFGKIKSLEDSRGKKIDTLFPSQPAMAIGFETVPVIGESFQAMADMEAAQNFVKTELGRIAKAAADKIPAAKKEGQKIINIVLKADVLGSLEVLKETIGQIPQTETAFDILSTGAGEINLNDVKMARSSGAVIIGFKVKTGNDAKIMAEREKIRVMNFEIIYEMIEWLRAYMERMKVPQIERKDIGKLKVLLSFWAEKSRQIVGGKIVEGEVKKSVKIEVFRGESSVGQGRLINLQKNKKDIAEARKGEEVGILYEGQEKIQEGDYLVFYTQEKNF